From Erigeron canadensis isolate Cc75 chromosome 8, C_canadensis_v1, whole genome shotgun sequence, one genomic window encodes:
- the LOC122610727 gene encoding uncharacterized protein LOC122610727 codes for MAARTGRESMEYFCDAVINLYQKKFLRRSTSHDIALITQAHEERHHIPGMLGSLDCTHIEWRMCPKHLKGQYTGGDHKQSPLFQNERNGSAPDSSFSVNGRNYKRG; via the exons ATGGCTGCCCGAACGGGACGCGAGAGCATGGAGTACTTTTGTGATGCGGTCATCAATTTATATCAAAAGAAGTTCTTACGTAGGTCGACATCTCATGACATTGCTCTCATCACAcaagctcatgaagaaagacacCACATTCCAGGAATGCTTGGTAGTCTTGATTGTACCCACATCGAATGGAGGATGTGCCCTAAACACTTAAAAGGGCAATACACGGGGGGTGATCACAAG CAGTCGCCATTGTTTCAAAACGAGCGTAATGGATCCGCGCCAGACAGTTCATTTAGCGTAAATGGACGGAATTACAAGCGTGGTTAA
- the LOC122580006 gene encoding uncharacterized protein LOC122580006 → MLVNFGCGIRLHSRGQNPFFSIQGILYLPKTLIQTQTQTQTLTLAMADSSSPDNRRPTCPSCSRPTRVCLCTRFKTPALENTIAVTLLQHNLEKKHPLNSAKIATLGLKNVSLAHVSDVISEAHFEIHFLESNIDLGPHDSVENRKKVEALQPADISVTNLDMGPHDSVGNRKQIEAFQPADISFTINKRGAITSQSQDFEQLLANKDVLNCLQNGFTVKRLQRWSDGNYVQEFEIVVPLGSVLLFPSENSVGIENVDFNVKNLIVLDGTWAKATRMYKENPWLRMLPHVKLDMDKLSLYAEVRRQPKARCLSSIESIVYALKAFGKEDVAGLDCLLDVFESMIVDQRRCKDERLKSEIDIVSM, encoded by the coding sequence ATGCTGGTCAACTTTGGATGCGGAATCCGTTTACATTCCAGAGGCCAAAACCCTTTTTTCTCCATACAAGGAATCCTTTATCTTCCTAAAACCCTAatccaaacccaaacccaaacccaaaccctaaCCCTAGCAATGGCAGACTCTTCTTCTCCGGATAACCGAAGACCCACATGCCCATCTTGTTCCAGACCCACACGTGTTTGTCTCTGCACTAGATTCAAAACCCCAGCTCTTGAAAACACCATAGCAGTCACACTTCTTCAACACAATTTAGAGAAGAAACACCCACTTAATTCAGCTAAAATTGCAACTCTAGGTCTCAAGAATGTCAGTCTTGCTCATGTTTCTGATGTTATTTCAGAAGCCCATTTTGAGATTCACTTTCTTGAATCGAATATTGATCTGGGTCCTCATGATTCAGTCGAAAATCGCAAAAAGGTTGAAGCTTTGCAGCCTGCTGATATCAGTGTCACAAATCTTGATATGGGTCCTCATGATTCGGTTGGAAATCGAAAACAGATTGAAGCTTTTCAGCCTGCTGATATCAGTTTCACCATTAATAAAAGGGGTGCCATAACTAGTCAGAGTCAGGATTTTGAGCAGCTTTTGGCTAACAAAGATGTGCTAAATTGTTTACAAAATGGGTTTACTGTGAAAAGGCTGCAGAGATGGAGTGATGGTAACTATGTCCAAGAATTCGAAATAGTGGTTCCTTTAGGATCAGTGTTACTATTCCCTAGTGAGAATTCGGTTGGGATCGAAAATGTAGATTTTAACGTCAAGAATTTGATTGTTTTAGATGGAACATGGGCTAAAGCAACAAGGATGTACAAAGAGAACCCATGGTTAAGAATGTTGCCACACGTGAAACTGGATATGGATAAATTGAGTTTGTATGCTGAAGTAAGGCGTCAACCGAAAGCAAGATGCTTGTCATCCATTGAGAGTATTGTTTATGCACTTAAAGCATTTGGTAAAGAAGATGTTGCAGGGTTAGATTGTTTGTTGGATGTTTTTGAGTCTATGATTGTAGATCAAAGGAGATGCAAAGATGAAAGATTGAAATCGGAAATCGACATTGTATCCATGTAA
- the LOC122579279 gene encoding CRS2-associated factor 2, mitochondrial isoform X1 — MRHLFSRQRHHNLHCHNPPELLILFRQLTKSHFEDDPPFSPIKKPQTKLPQKTKTNKKQEKPKSNFPIRSDLPFDFMYSYSEINPKVDPIGYRETPKFSPFGPGRLDRKWTGTVAPVQKAVDIEKVEKNKNVVLGEPLLEDEVLELVERYRHSDCCRQINLGKGGVTHNMIDDIHNHWKKAEAVRIKCLGVPTLDMDNVCFHLEDKSGGKIIYRQINILLLYRGRYYDPKNRPVVPLMLWKPYPPIYPKLIKNIADGLTFEETKEMRNRGLNSPPLIKLTRNGVYTNVIEKVREAFKTEEVLRLDCAHVGMSDCKRIGVKLRDLVPCVPILYKDEQIIIWKGKTAMGSDSGPS; from the exons ATGCGACACCTTTTTTCACGGCAGCGCCACCACAATCTCCACTGTCACAACCCACCGGAACTTCTAATTCTCTTCCGTCAACTAACAAAATCTCATTTTGAAGATGACCCACCTTTCTCCCCAATCAAAAAACCCCAAACCAAACTACcccagaaaaccaaaaccaacaaaaaacaagaaaaacccAAATCCAACTTCCCTATACGgtctgatttgccatttgattTCATGTACTCTTATTCTGAAATCAACCCAAAAGTTGACCCAATTGGGTATAGGGAAACACCCAAGTTTTCGCCTTTTGGGCCGGGCCGACTTGACCGGAAATGGACCGGTACTGTAGCTCCAGTCCAAAAGGCTGTAGATAtagaaaaagttgaaaaaaacaaGAATGTGGTTCTTGGGGAACCTTTGTTGGAAGATGAAGTGTTGGAACTTGTTGAAAGATATAGACATAGTGATTGTTGTCGCCAAATTAATCTGG GGAAAGGTGGAGTTACTCATAACATGATAGATGACATCCATAACCATTGGAAGAAGGCTGAAGCTGTGAGGATCAAGTGTTTAGGAGTCCCAACTCTTGACATGGACAATGTTTGTTTCCATCTTGAG GATAAGTCAGGCGGCAAAATTATATATCGGCAGATTAATATCTTGTTACTGTATCGAGGACGATATTATGACCCTAAAAATAGACCTGTTGTTCCTTTAATGCTCTGGAAGCCATATCCACCAATTTATccaaagcttataaagaatatTGCCGATGGGTTGACGTTTGAAGAAACAAAGGAAATGAGAAACCGTGGACTCAACTCTCCTCCGTTAATAAAACTAA CGAGGAATGGTGTGTACACTAACGTGATAGAGAAAGTGAGGGAGGCCTTTAAAACTGAAGAAGTATTGAGGCTTGATTGTGCCCATGTTGGTATGAGCGACTGCAAAAGGATCGGCGTGAAGCTAAGG GATTTGGTACCTTGTGTTCCCATATTGTACAAAGACGAACAAATCATTATTTGGAAAGGGAAGACAGCTATGGGATCCGATTCAGGTCCATCTTGA
- the LOC122579714 gene encoding uncharacterized protein LOC122579714 gives MAQNIIIITLILLTCTIIIPKTQSFKAPILPQDLLPLLPRQISWPILRSLRTATDILPTFVGAAAVTNNSEIINWKGSCFYENNAWLELHNKSGSQFGGGTLHIKVSNAHSWTCMDLYLFATPYRVKWDYYFLSREHKVEFHEWEGKAEYEYVKNKGVAIFLMESGMLGTLQALWEVFPLFTNTGWGESANLAFLEKYMGAKFEERPQPWVTNVNIDDIQSGDFLAISKIRGLWGGFETLEKWASGAYAGHSAVCLRDSEGKLWVGESGHEDEEGQNLIVVLPWEEWWNYELTKDNNNPHIALLPLHPDLRSKFNETAAWEYARSMIGLPYGYHNLIFSWIDTINGNYPPPLDAHLVASVMTVWNQLQPAYAANIWNEALNKRLGTQGLDLPEILVEVERRGSSFAELLTIPEQDDWTYVDGKSTSCVAFILEMYKEAGLFGDIADKIQVTEFTIKDAYTLNFFENNSSRLPKWCNDGDTVKLPFCQITGKYRMELPGYNTIEPYPHMAENCPSMPPDYLRPKYC, from the exons ATGGCACagaatatcatcatcatcaccttaATCTTGTTAACTTGTACCATAATCATTCCAAAAACACAATCTTTTAAAGCACCAATTCTTCCACAAGATTTGCTACCTTTATTGCCCAGACAAATTTCATGGCCAATTTTGAGGTCACTCCGAACAGCCACCGATATTCTGCCCACTTTTGTCGGAGCCGCCGCTGTCACTAACAATTCAGAGATTATTAACTGGAAAGGGTCTTGTTTTTATGAAAACAATGCTTGGTTAGAGCTTCATAATAAAAGTGGAAGTCAATTTGGTGGTGGCACTCTTCATATTAAG GTAAGCAATGCCCACAGCTGGACATGTATGGATCTTTATCTCTTTGCTACTCCTTATCGTGTGAAGTGGGACTATTACTTTTTATCTCGGGAACATAAGGTTGAATTTCATGAATGGGAAGGGAAAGCGGAATATGAATAT GTAAAAAATAAGGGTGTTGCTATTTTTCTAATGGAATCGGGAATGTTGGGAACTCTTCAAGCATTGTGGGAAGTATTCCCATTGTTTACAAATACCGGATGGGGTGAGAGTGCAAATCTTGCATTCCTTGAGAAATATATGGGTGCCAAGTTTGAAGAGCGTCCCCAACCGTGGGTCACAAATGTTAACATAGATGACATACAATCAGGGGACTTCCTTGCAATATCGAAGATCCGTGGGCTATGGGGTGGGTTTGAGACACTTGAGAAATGGGCTTCTGGGGCATATGCTGGCCACTCTGCTGTTTGCTTAAGGGACTCTGAAGGCAAACTATGGGTCGGAGAGTCTGGACACGAAGATGAAGAG GGTCAAAACCTTATTGTTGTGTTACCATGGGAAGAGTGGTGGAACTATGAGCTGACAAAAGATAACAATAATCCCCATATTGCATTGCTTCCTTTGCATCCTGACCTTCGGTCCAAGTTCAATGAAACAGCCGCATGGGAGTATGCACGAAGCATGATAGGATTGCCGTATGGTTACCATAATCTGATATTTAGCTGGATAGACACTATTAATGGAAACTATCCACCTCCATTGGATGCTCATCTG GTTGCTTCCGTTATGACCGTATGGAACCAATTGCAACCCGCATATGCTGCCAACATATGGAACGAAGCCTTGAACAAGCGGCTTGGGACTCAG GGCCTTGACCTTCCTGAAATTTTGGTAGAAGTTGAAAGGCGCGGTTCATCATTCGCTGAATTGTTAACCATTCCCGAACAAGATGACTGGACATACGTTGATGGAAAATCAACTTCTTGTGTTGCATTTATCCTAGAAATGTACAAAGAAGCAGGACTTTTTGGTGATATTGCAGACAAGATCCAAGTGACTGAATTTACA ATAAAAGACGCATATACCCTCAACTTCTTTGAAAACAACTCGAGTCGCCTGCCAAAATGGTGCAACGATGGTGACACAGTAAAGCTTCCATTCTGTCAAATTACTGGAAAGTATCGAATGGAGTTACCTGGATACAATACCATTGAGCCGTATCCACATATGGCTGAAAATTGCCCATCAATGCCTCCAGATTACTTGAGACCAAAATATTGCTGA
- the LOC122610725 gene encoding uncharacterized protein LOC122610725, with protein MDSSSSICVPSELDDSSTGSTFEFFKQVYAELEDTGTSSDTRRYIDRDQEESHAILMRDYFVEDSKFDEPFFRHRFRMSKRLFLKIVGNIEAKFSYFQEGYDARGKKKLHRSSKVHIGDQATVYG; from the coding sequence atggattcaTCTTCTTCAATTTGTGTTCCGTCGGAATTAGACGATTCGTCTACGGGGAgtacttttgagttttttaaacAAGTGTACGCCGAGCTTGAAGATACCGGCACCTCTTCAGACACTCGTAGGTATATCGATCGAGACCAAGAAGAATCTCACGCGATACTAATGCGTGACTACTTTGTTGAAGACTCAAAGTTTGACGAACCATTTTTTCGTCATCGTTTTCGCATGAGCAAgaggttgtttttgaagattgttggaAATATTGAAGCTAAATTTAGTTACTTTCAAGAGGGGTACGACGCACGGGGTAAAAAAAAGTTGCACCGCTCTTCAAAAGTGCACATCGGTGATCAAGCAACTGTCTATGGGTGA
- the LOC122579279 gene encoding CRS2-associated factor 2, mitochondrial isoform X2 produces MRHLFSRQRHHNLHCHNPPELLILFRQLTKSHFEDDPPFSPIKKPQTKLPQKTKTNKKQEKPKSNFPIRSDLPFDFMYSYSEINPKVDPIGYRETPKFSPFGPGRLDRKWTGTVAPVQKAVDIEKVEKNKNVVLGEPLLEDEVLELVERYRHSDCCRQINLGKGGVTHNMIDDIHNHWKKAEAVRIKCLGVPTLDMDNVCFHLEDKSGGKIIYRQINILLLYRGRYYDPKNRPVVPLMLWKPYPPIYPKLIKNIADGLTFEETKEMRNRGLNSPPLIKLSIEEWCVH; encoded by the exons ATGCGACACCTTTTTTCACGGCAGCGCCACCACAATCTCCACTGTCACAACCCACCGGAACTTCTAATTCTCTTCCGTCAACTAACAAAATCTCATTTTGAAGATGACCCACCTTTCTCCCCAATCAAAAAACCCCAAACCAAACTACcccagaaaaccaaaaccaacaaaaaacaagaaaaacccAAATCCAACTTCCCTATACGgtctgatttgccatttgattTCATGTACTCTTATTCTGAAATCAACCCAAAAGTTGACCCAATTGGGTATAGGGAAACACCCAAGTTTTCGCCTTTTGGGCCGGGCCGACTTGACCGGAAATGGACCGGTACTGTAGCTCCAGTCCAAAAGGCTGTAGATAtagaaaaagttgaaaaaaacaaGAATGTGGTTCTTGGGGAACCTTTGTTGGAAGATGAAGTGTTGGAACTTGTTGAAAGATATAGACATAGTGATTGTTGTCGCCAAATTAATCTGG GGAAAGGTGGAGTTACTCATAACATGATAGATGACATCCATAACCATTGGAAGAAGGCTGAAGCTGTGAGGATCAAGTGTTTAGGAGTCCCAACTCTTGACATGGACAATGTTTGTTTCCATCTTGAG GATAAGTCAGGCGGCAAAATTATATATCGGCAGATTAATATCTTGTTACTGTATCGAGGACGATATTATGACCCTAAAAATAGACCTGTTGTTCCTTTAATGCTCTGGAAGCCATATCCACCAATTTATccaaagcttataaagaatatTGCCGATGGGTTGACGTTTGAAGAAACAAAGGAAATGAGAAACCGTGGACTCAACTCTCCTCCGTTAATAAAACTAAGTAT CGAGGAATGGTGTGTACACTAA